From Carya illinoinensis cultivar Pawnee chromosome 5, C.illinoinensisPawnee_v1, whole genome shotgun sequence, one genomic window encodes:
- the LOC122310263 gene encoding uncharacterized protein LOC122310263, whose protein sequence is MKVCSKGQASNKLRSNDFWHRLWKLSVPNATKMLLWRASHESLPTNQNLNKRRIRESALCPICIRESESTTHALWSCPSTQDAWGVSSRKLQKDSVVESPFSSIVGHMLSVLDENDMSTFASIAHQLWKRRNQYVFEGKYEAPETVVNTATKIVLDYKEANNTQVSKDKPIASSVQSWSAPPLHVFKANWDASVDKVQCKVGIGVVIRDWNGCVVATLRSQKDMFLDPLLAESFSVLKAVILCNQLNMQDVIFEGGSLNVVQ, encoded by the coding sequence ATGAAGGTGTGTTCAAAGGGGCAAGCATCTAACAAATTGAGGAGCAATGATTTCTGGCACAGGCTTTGGAAATTGAGTGTGCCAAATGCAACCAAAATGTTACTATGGAGAGCCTCTCATGAGTCACTGCCCACAAACCAGAACCTAAACAAAAGAAGGATAAGGGAGTCAGCACTATGTCCCATATGCATCAGGGAATCAGAATCGACTACACATGCCTTGTGGTCGTGTCCCTCAACTCAAGATGCATGGGGTGTCAGCTCgagaaaactacaaaaagatagTGTGGTCGAGTCTCCATTCTCAAGCATAGTAGGCCACATGTTGTCAGTACTGGATGAAAATGACATGTCAACCTTTGCTTCCATAGCTCACCAACTATGGAAGAGAAGGAATCAATATGTTTTTGAAGGCAAGTATGAAGCCCCTGAGACAGTGGTGAATACTGCCACTAAGATAGTACTAGATTACAAGGAAGCAAACAACACCCAGGTGAGTAAGGACAAACCAATAGCATCATCTGTCCAAAGCTGGTCAGCCCCTCCTTTGCATGTTTTTAAGGCCAATTGGGATGCATCAGTAGACAAAGTACAGTGCAAAGTTGGGATAGGGGTTGTGATCAGAGATTGGAATGGTTGTGTAGTTGCCACCCTTAGATCCCAAAAGGATATGTTCCTTGACCCGTTGTTAGCTGAATCCTTTTCTGTCTTGAAAGCTGTCATCCTATGCAACCAGCTGAACATGCAGGATGTTATTTTCGAGGGCGGCTCACTTAATGTGGTTCAATAG
- the LOC122311897 gene encoding proteasome subunit beta type-7-B-like isoform X2, whose protein sequence is MEFKMAQAAAEVPPKGGFSFDLCRRNEMLSNKGVPPPSFRKTGTTIVGLIFQDGVILGADTRATEGPIVCDKNCEKIHYMAPNIYCCGAGTAADTKAVTDMVSSQLQLHRYHTGRESRVVTALTLLKYHLFNYQGYFQAALVLGGVDANGPHLHTIYPHGSTDTLPLATMGSGSLAAMAVFESKYHEGLTAEGINLVCEAICSGIFNDLGIGSNVDVCVITKGHKEYLRNHQLPNPRTYVNSKGFSFPKKTEVLLTRVTPLEEKVEVIEGGDAMEE, encoded by the exons ATGGAATTCAAAATGGCTCAGGCAGCTGCGGAGGTTCCTCCTAAGGGTGGATTCAGTTTCGATTTGTGTAGACGCAATGAAATGCTTTCTAACAAAGGTGTACCACCTCCTTCTTTTCGAAAAACTGGGACAACTATTGTTGGGTTAATATTTCAG GATGGTGTTATTCTAGGGGCAGACACAAGAGCCACCGAAGGACCTATAGTTTGTGACAAAAATTGTGAGAAAATTCATTATATGGCACCCAATATTTATTGTTGTGGAGCAGGAACTGCTGCTGATACAAAGGCTGTAacag ACATGGTCAGTTCGCAACTACAGCTGCATCGATATCACACTGGTCGAGAATCAAGGGTTGTCACTGCTCTTACTCTTTTGAAATATCACCTTTTCAA CTACCAAGGTTACTTTCAAGCTGCTTTGGTGCTTGGTGGAGTTGATGCTAATGGTCCACATTTGCACACT aTCTACCCTCATGGATCCACAGACACTTTGCCACTTGCTACAATGGGTTCTGGTTCCCTTGCTGCGATGGCTGTTTTCGAGTCAAAGTATCATGAAGGCTTGACA GCTGAAGGAATAAATTTGGTGTGTGAAGCTATTTGCTCTGGCATTTTCAATGACTTAGGAATTGGAAGCAATGTGGATGTTTGCGTAATAACTAAG GGTCACAAAGAGTACCTGAGAAACCACCAGTTGCCAAATCCTCGCACATATGTCAATTCCAAAGGATTTTCATTTCCCAAGAAGACTG AAGTTCTATTGACAAGGGTTACACCATTGGAAGAAAAGGTAGAAGTGATTGAAGGAGGAGATGCAATGGAAGAATGA
- the LOC122311897 gene encoding proteasome subunit beta type-7-B-like isoform X1 — MEFKMAQAAAEVPPKGGFSFDLCRRNEMLSNKGVPPPSFRKTGTTIVGLIFQDGVILGADTRATEGPIVCDKNCEKIHYMAPNIYCCGAGTAADTKAVTDMVSSQLQLHRYHTGRESRVVTALTLLKYHLFNYQGYFQAALVLGGVDANGPHLHTIYPHGSTDTLPLATMGSGSLAAMAVFESKYHEGLTKAEGINLVCEAICSGIFNDLGIGSNVDVCVITKGHKEYLRNHQLPNPRTYVNSKGFSFPKKTEVLLTRVTPLEEKVEVIEGGDAMEE; from the exons ATGGAATTCAAAATGGCTCAGGCAGCTGCGGAGGTTCCTCCTAAGGGTGGATTCAGTTTCGATTTGTGTAGACGCAATGAAATGCTTTCTAACAAAGGTGTACCACCTCCTTCTTTTCGAAAAACTGGGACAACTATTGTTGGGTTAATATTTCAG GATGGTGTTATTCTAGGGGCAGACACAAGAGCCACCGAAGGACCTATAGTTTGTGACAAAAATTGTGAGAAAATTCATTATATGGCACCCAATATTTATTGTTGTGGAGCAGGAACTGCTGCTGATACAAAGGCTGTAacag ACATGGTCAGTTCGCAACTACAGCTGCATCGATATCACACTGGTCGAGAATCAAGGGTTGTCACTGCTCTTACTCTTTTGAAATATCACCTTTTCAA CTACCAAGGTTACTTTCAAGCTGCTTTGGTGCTTGGTGGAGTTGATGCTAATGGTCCACATTTGCACACT aTCTACCCTCATGGATCCACAGACACTTTGCCACTTGCTACAATGGGTTCTGGTTCCCTTGCTGCGATGGCTGTTTTCGAGTCAAAGTATCATGAAGGCTTGACA aaGGCTGAAGGAATAAATTTGGTGTGTGAAGCTATTTGCTCTGGCATTTTCAATGACTTAGGAATTGGAAGCAATGTGGATGTTTGCGTAATAACTAAG GGTCACAAAGAGTACCTGAGAAACCACCAGTTGCCAAATCCTCGCACATATGTCAATTCCAAAGGATTTTCATTTCCCAAGAAGACTG AAGTTCTATTGACAAGGGTTACACCATTGGAAGAAAAGGTAGAAGTGATTGAAGGAGGAGATGCAATGGAAGAATGA
- the LOC122311896 gene encoding cytochrome P450 86B1-like: MTIKVIFSSLKWLDSRLCWEVTISMLGIFILSCILQRFANKQGPMLWPVLGITPSLFLHFNNLYDWVTESLIKAGGTFHFRGVWMGGVFGIVTTNPSNIEYMLRSKFENFPKGKYYRERFSDFLGDGIFNADDELWKEQRRIATSEMHSRQFVERSFQTMKDLVHQKLLKLLEKLVESEGTSFDLQEVLLRFTFDNICTAAFGTDPGCLALDLPEVPFAKAFEEAAELTILRFLLPPFVWKAMRYFGIGYEKRLKEAIKIVHDFAEKTLARRRNDFVKFGSLNDHSDLLSRLIQDSEPDKKMQFSDRLLRDLCISFVLAGRDTSSVALAWFFWLVHKNPEVETRILSEINEILGSRKSKINEPRDVVFTSEELERMVYLEAALSESLRLYPSVPIDVKEVKGDDVFPDGTRVKNGAWVFYCAFSMARMESIWGKDCLEFKPERWIKEGQFVKENQYKYAVFNAGPRLCLGKKFAYMQMKMVAASILLRYEIRVVEGHKIEPKLTTTLYMKHGLLVTLNPRLVANE, encoded by the coding sequence ATGACGATAAAGGTTATTTTCTCTTCACTGAAATGGTTGGATTCTCGCTTATGTTGGGAAGTTACTATCTCCATGCTAGGAATTTTCATTCTTAGTTGTATATTACAGAGATTCGCCAACAAGCAGGGTCCAATGTTGTGGCCAGTTCTAGGGATCACACCGTCACTTTTCCTCCATTTCAACAACCTTTATGATTGGGTCACCGAGTCTTTGATCAAAGCTGGGGGAACCTTCCACTTCAGGGGAGTGTGGATGGGAGGGGTCTTTGGAATCGTAACCACTAATCCTTCCAACATTGAATATATGCTCAGGTCAAAGTTCGAGAATTTCCCCAAAGGTAAGTACTACAGAGAGAGGTTTTCTGACTTTCTTGGGGATGGTATCTTTAATGCTGACGATGAATTATGGAAGGAACAAAGGCGAATTGCAACTTCTGAGATGCATTCAAGGCAGTTCGTCGAGCGCTCATTTCAAACCATGAAAGATTTGGTGCACCAGAAGCTGCTGAAATTATTAGAGAAGCTCGTGGAGTCGGAGGGTACTAGTTTTGATCTCCAAGAAGTGCTTCTTCGGTTTACTTTTGATAACATCTGCACTGCTGCTTTTGGTACCGATCCTGGGTGCTTGGCCCTTGATTTACCTGAAGTTCCTTTCGCGAAAGCTTTCGAAGAAGCTGCAGAATTGACCATTTTGAGATTCTTGTTGCCACCTTTTGTATGGAAGGCAATGAGGTACTTTGGGATTGGATACGAGAAGCGGCTCAAGGAGGCAATAAAAATCGTGCATGACTTTGCTGAGAAGACTTTGGCACGTCGAAGGAACGATTTCGTTAAATTTGGCAGCTTGAATGATCATTCTGATCTCTTGTCAAGACTTATTCAAGACTCCGAACCAGATAAGAAAATGCAATTTTCGGACAGGCTTCTAAGAGATTTGTGCATTAGCTTTGTATTAGCAGGGCGAGACACGAGCTCTGTGGCATTGGCATGGTTTTTCTGGTTGGTACATAAGAACCCAGAAGTAGAAACCAGAATTCTCAGTGAGATtaatgaaatcttgggttcTCGCAAGTCTAAGATTAATGAACCACGTGACGTAGTTTTTACGTCGGAAGAACTGGAAAGGATGGTGTACCTAGAGGCAGCATTATCAGAGTCTCTAAGGCTTTACCCTTCAGTGCCAATTGATGTCAAAGAAGTCAAAGGAGACGATGTTTTTCCGGACGGGACTAGGGTTAAAAATGGAGCTTGGGTTTTCTACTGTGCTTTCTCAATGGCTAGAATGGAGTCCATATGGGGAAAAGATTGCTTAGAGTTTAAGCCAGAGAGGTGGATAAAAGAGGGGCAGTTTGTGAAAGAGAATCAATACAAGTACGCTGTGTTTAATGCCGGTCCCAGACTGTGTCTGGGGAAGAAGTTTGCTTACATGCAGATGAAAATGGTAGCTGCTTCGATCCTGTTGAGGTACGAGATCAGGGTTGTTGAAGGCCATAAAATTGAACCAAAACTGACAACCACTCTTTACATGAAGCATGGTTTGCTGGTGACTCTCAACCCTAGGTTGGTCGCCAATGAATAg